From one Mytilus trossulus isolate FHL-02 chromosome 10, PNRI_Mtr1.1.1.hap1, whole genome shotgun sequence genomic stretch:
- the LOC134687632 gene encoding baculoviral IAP repeat-containing protein 7-like, with product MSSKLDPFLEEKIKNTNIRDDMKYELLRIKSFIDRPNTEKGFAIRFAAAGFFYTGIGNKVKCFACLREKEDWKDWDQPFKLHRDLNPYCGFLTKSDRTNIPAGSESVELRDRFDPITHLFDSLPPEIPTEVVGPSKQNSSSKLSDMNGPHENNIDPSDPNMNRPDNFGPNPERNIAVQSTSEDAQFNRQQTETFSLSLGPGSGPSSRENLAAVAARSASIGATKTEYKPQNMQKVDAGNLKYERHRLETFRTWPMGTPVTAKELAKNGFYYTGTGDRVQCVFCKGILKDWEVGDKPHIEHKNRFPRCPYVLGTNVGNVAMPPPNPSSTNQPPNVGFLNNQPMSNMEALGINTERPKNPQYAVESSRISTFRNWPTYKHQTPETLGSAGFFFAGFGDNVKCFYCDGGLRNWEAGDDPWVEHARWFPKCPFVLSVKGQEYIKNVQAAFQQGGQRQQTRVAGGHQIEDREIKARMELPLVRTVLSTGVSKSSVMKAIEKRLRDTGDDFADAEALLEAVLTMEAQPEDIGITTPTQGTPTAGPSSLPTPSNTPGPSGSQAGPSSIGSEKGPASNSSSTGHQQNDMITCKICLENEVGIVFLPCGHLCCCVQCAPAVQQCPVCRAQIRGNVRTYIT from the exons ATGTCCTCTAAACTAGATCCTTTTTtagaggaaaaaataaaaaacacaaatatcagaGATGATATGAAGTATGAACTTCTTCgtataaaatcatttattgacAGACCAAATACAGAAAAAGGATTTGCTATACGTTTTGCAGCAGCAGGATTTTTTTACACTGGGATTGGAAATAAAGTTAAGTGTTTTGCTTGCTTAAGAGAGAAAGAAGATTGGAAAGATTGGGATCAGCCTTTTAAACTCCATAGGGATTTGAATCCGTATTGTGGCTTTTTGACAAAATCTGACCGGACAAATATCCCTGCTGGATCTGAAAGTGTTGAACTGAGGGATAGATTTGATCCCATTACTCATCTTTTTGATTCATTGCCTCCAGAAATTCCAACCGAAGTTGTAGGACCTAGTAAACAGAATTCATCATCCAAGTTATCTGATATGAACGGTCcacatgaaaataatattgatcCATCAGACCCTAACATGAACAGGCCAGATAATTTTGGTCCTAATCCTGAACGTAATATAGCTGTTCAAAGCACATCTGAAGATGCTCAATTTAATAGACAGCAAACAGAAACATTTAGTCTTAGTCTGGGTCCTGGATCTGGTCCCAGCTCAAGAGAAAACTTGGCAGCAGTTGCGGCAAGAAGTGCAAGTATTGGTGCAACAAAAACAGAATATAAAccacaaaatatgcaaaaagtTGATGctggaaatcttaaatatgaAAGACATAGACTAGAAACTTTTAGAACTTGGCCCATGGGAACTCCTGTTACTGCCAAGGAACTTGCTAAAAATGGATTTTATTACACCGGAACCGGGGACAGAGTACAGTGTGTATTCTGTAAAGGTATACTTAAAGATTGGGAAGTGGGAGACAAGCCACatattgaacataaaaataGATTTCCAAGATGTCCATATGTATTAGGAACTAATGTCGGAAACGTTGCTATGCCACCTCCAAATCCATCCAGCACAAATCAACCTCCAAATGTTGGGTTCCTCAATAATCAGCCAATGTCTAACATGGAGGCACTGGGTATCAACACAGAACGTCCTAAGAATCCACAATATGCTGTAGAATCCAGTAGGATATCTACATTCAGAAACTGGCCAACATATAAACATCAGACTCCAGAAACTCTGGGATCAGCTGGATTCTTCTTTGCAG gatttgGTGATAATgtgaaatgtttttattgtgatGGAGGACTGAGGAACTGGGAAGCTGGAGATGATCCGTGGGTTGAACATGCTAGGTGGTTTCCTAAATGTCCATTTGTCCTGTCGGTTAAAGGGCAAGAGTACATCAAAAATGTACAAGCTGCCTTCCAACAGGGTGGACAGAGACAACAAACTAGAG TCGCTGGTGGTCATCAGATAGAAGATAGAGAAATAAAAGCCAGGATGGAGTTACCTCTGGTGAGGACAGTGCTTAGTACTGGTGTTAGTAAATCAAGTGTAATGAAGGCTATAGAAAAACGTCTCCGTGACACAG gaGATGATTTTGCTGATGCTGAAGCTTTACTTGAAGCTGTTTTAACAATGGAGGCTCAGCCTGAAGATATAGGCATAACTACTCCTACCCAGGGGACACCTACAGCAGGACCTAGTTCATTGCCCACACCATCTAATACCCCAGGGCCTTCAGGTAGTCAAGCAGGACCAAGTAGCATAG GTTCAGAAAAAGGCCCAGCAAGCAATTCAAGTTCTACAGGTCACCAGCAAAATG ataTGATAACTTGTAAGATATGCCTGGAAAATGAAGTTGGTATAGTCTTCCTACCATGTGGTCATCTTTGTTGTTGTGTCCAGTGTGCACCAGCTGTCCAGCAGTGTCCAGTATGTAGGGCACAAATTAGAGGGAACGTTAGGACATACATCACATAA